A region of Candidatus Neomarinimicrobiota bacterium DNA encodes the following proteins:
- a CDS encoding DUF1343 domain-containing protein: MAQFPAIFSGLDILEEMGFEPLKGKRLAILANHTSVNRRGEHLLDLLSRNRSDFDIRIIFTPEFGILASGTQEVSIMHGGEDPWFGAPVKQLWGRDFKPTRRNLKDVDFILVDIQDPGIRFLSFMTTVTKVMEAAAQLNIPVMILDRPNPLNGINVDGPVVHPHYQSFVGYHLVPVRHGLTVGEYALLVNETGWIRQSERVELTVVPMRNWKREMWMSETGFTQKPFVPGVEDVSTLLSLVGMGLLSSGSNVSAGLGSERPYMQLGAPWIFSKEIIRSLAKYKLPGVRFTAVTFTPDSVSSLIANPLYRGEECHGIQFHITDRNSFSPIHTSTVCLATISRHYPRRFRWVGDNYIDKLYGHDYLRIFIAQERDIMKLPATWSKDVINFSKFRERYLLY, encoded by the coding sequence ATGGCACAATTTCCCGCTATATTCAGCGGGCTCGATATCCTGGAAGAGATGGGCTTCGAACCTTTGAAAGGGAAGCGGCTTGCTATTCTGGCCAATCATACCAGTGTCAATCGGAGAGGTGAACATCTACTCGACTTGCTCTCCCGAAACCGGTCGGATTTTGATATCAGGATTATTTTCACGCCTGAGTTTGGTATTCTTGCCAGCGGAACGCAGGAGGTCAGCATCATGCACGGAGGGGAGGATCCCTGGTTTGGGGCGCCGGTGAAACAACTTTGGGGACGGGATTTCAAGCCTACCAGAAGGAATCTCAAGGATGTGGATTTTATTCTGGTGGATATTCAGGATCCTGGCATCAGGTTCTTGAGCTTCATGACTACAGTGACCAAAGTGATGGAAGCCGCCGCCCAGTTGAATATCCCGGTGATGATACTCGATCGACCCAACCCTCTTAACGGAATCAATGTAGATGGTCCTGTGGTTCATCCTCACTATCAGTCTTTTGTCGGTTACCATCTCGTTCCCGTCCGCCACGGTCTGACGGTGGGGGAGTATGCACTTCTGGTGAATGAGACAGGGTGGATAAGGCAGTCGGAGAGGGTAGAGTTGACCGTAGTGCCTATGAGGAACTGGAAGCGTGAAATGTGGATGAGTGAGACTGGCTTCACACAAAAGCCGTTTGTGCCCGGCGTTGAAGACGTCTCCACTCTCCTCTCTCTGGTGGGGATGGGACTACTGTCGTCGGGTAGTAATGTTTCGGCGGGTCTTGGCAGTGAAAGACCATATATGCAGCTGGGTGCGCCGTGGATTTTCTCGAAAGAGATTATCAGGTCTTTGGCGAAGTACAAACTTCCCGGTGTCAGGTTTACTGCCGTAACTTTTACACCGGATTCTGTCTCTTCTCTGATAGCGAATCCTCTTTACCGGGGTGAGGAATGCCACGGCATCCAGTTTCATATCACCGATAGAAACAGCTTTTCCCCCATTCACACTTCAACGGTGTGTCTTGCTACTATCAGTCGCCACTATCCGCGCAGGTTTAGATGGGTTGGTGACAACTATATCGATAAGCTCTACGGCCACGACTACCTGCGAATCTTCATTGCCCAGGAGAGAGATATCATGAAACTGCCGGCTACATGGTCCAAAGATGTAATCAATTTCAGCAAGTTCAGGGAGCGCTATCTCCTTTACTGA